A single genomic interval of Anthonomus grandis grandis chromosome 17, icAntGran1.3, whole genome shotgun sequence harbors:
- the LOC126746574 gene encoding SCAN domain-containing protein 3-like — MILQSDNGREFANRIVENLAEMWPGLKLVHGKPRHSQSQGSVERSNQDVRDMLVTWLADQNTTKWSEGLRFVQSNKNRSLHKGITKSPYEVMFGTPQKIGLKDSSLPKELLSNIKTEEELQKLCNQENSDEREDGHLRLVDDNNSINRRNTEDKQQQQQQQQEKNVCTIYEKEMSDSFRCSVCCLSIHIICGKAKEGNGGGEQSIICNRCLRNENISNVRVKAKGGLEKQAQKMIALSNSKLPPIDVGKTVIIRVPDVDRGRLAPRNVLAVVLSINDSGLYQLGR; from the coding sequence ATGATTTTACAAAGCGACAATGGCAGAGAATTTGCAAACCGCATCGTAGAAAATCTTGCTGAAATGTGGCCCGGATTGAAGTTGGTCCATGGAAAACCTCGTCATTCGCAAAGCCAAGGGTCCGTAGAGAGATCGAATCAAGATGTAAGGGACATGTTGGTTACATGGTTGGCTGACCAAAACACAACGAAATGGTCTGAAGGACTGCGGTTTGTGCAAAGCAATAAAAATCGTTCTCTGCATAAAGGAATAACTAAAAGTCCTTATGAAGTTATGTTCGGCACGCCTCAAAAGATCGGTCTTAAAGATTCGTCACTTCCTAAGGAACTGCTATCGAACATTAAAACAGAAGAGGAACTACAAAAGTTGTGCAATCAAGAAAATTCAGACGAACGAGAAGATGGACATTTGCGTCTAGTTGACGACAATAATTCGATAAACAGAAGGAATACTGAAGataaacaacaacaacaacaacaacaacaagaGAAAAATGTCTGTACAATATACGAAAAAGAAATGTCAGATTCCTTTAGATGTTCAGTTTGTTGCTTATCTATTCATATCATCTGCGGAAAAGCCAAGGAAGGAAATGGAGGGGGTGAACAAAGCATTATATGTAATCGATGTTTAcgaaatgaaaatattagtaaTGTACGGGTCAAGGCTAAAGGTGGACTGGAAAAGCAGGCCCAGAAAATGATCGCTCTCTCGAATTCAAAGTTACCACCTATTGATGTAGGAAAAACCGTTATTATACGAGTACCTGATGTGGACAGAGGTAGACTTGCCCCGAGAAACGTGTTAGCTGTTGTACTCAGTATAAATGACTCTGGACTTTATCAGCTTGgtaggtaa